The nucleotide sequence aaaaaaattgtatgCTCATTTGACTTGGTAGCGTATACTCTTTTGATTGtgatttttctttctccaaAGTTTTATCACAAGTTACGCACCTTCAAAGACACAGCAACAGTGTATTATGTTTAACCTAAAGTTTGATCTAAGTAAGCTCAAGATTAACGTTAAGCTTGTTAGTGACTTACTATTGCTAACTGGAGCTAGTTTATCCGTCTATTACTTGCTAAACGCTATAATAAATGAGTATCTTGACAAGAGtatcaagaacaaagaatCCGACAAGAAAGGCAAGGGGATTTTAAAGAAGATACAAAACACCAATCCACATCTAAAGAATATTTCGCTCAACCAATATGAAAAGACGTTGTTGAGCTCACTCGTAACACCAGAGGAGATTTCAGTTTCTTTTGGAGATATCGGTGGGTTACAGGAAACCATTGACGAACTAAGAGAAGCAGTGATGTTACCATTGACCGATCCAGAGTTATTTGCAGTCCAtctgaatttgataaagtcaCCTAAAGGTGTACTCTTTTATGGCCCACCAGGTTGTGGGAAGACGATGCTTGCTAAGGCAATTGCAAAGGAAAGTGGCGCATTCTTTTTGTCAATTAGAATGTCAACTGTTATGGATAAGTGGTATGGAGaatcaaataaaattgtcGACGCCATCTTTTCATTGGCAAATAAGTTACAACCATGtattattttcattgatgaaatagATTCATTTTTAAGAGATAGATCGTCAAGTGATCACGAAGTTAGTGCAATGTTGAAAGCTGAATTTATGACCTTATGGGATGG is from Candida orthopsilosis Co 90-125, chromosome 1 draft sequence and encodes:
- a CDS encoding Msp1 protein (S. cerevisiae homolog MSP1 has role protein targeting to mitochondrion and localizes to mitochondrial outer membrane) encodes the protein MFNLKFDLSKLKINVKLVSDLLLLTGASLSVYYLLNAIINEYLDKSIKNKESDKKGKGILKKIQNTNPHLKNISLNQYEKTLLSSLVTPEEISVSFGDIGGLQETIDELREAVMLPLTDPELFAVHSNLIKSPKGVLFYGPPGCGKTMLAKAIAKESGAFFLSIRMSTVMDKWYGESNKIVDAIFSLANKLQPCIIFIDEIDSFLRDRSSSDHEVSAMLKAEFMTLWDGLKSNGQIMVLGATNRKTDIDEAFLRRMPKTFAIGKPDTSQRRSILTKILKDAKVDKQEFDLESIVERTRGYSGSDLRELCREAALLPVREYIKENYNYKSGKLSRDENDDLPVRALKTSDFYRIISTPATGTIPSLALD